From Methanobacterium veterum, the proteins below share one genomic window:
- a CDS encoding TrpB-like pyridoxal phosphate-dependent enzyme, whose protein sequence is MYKVTLSSKDIPKKWYNIAADLPVELPAPSQTEEGQQLGNLPKVFSKGVLEQEMSTERWIEIPKEVRKVYKMIGRPSPLFRATGLEDYLDTPAKIYYKREDTSPTGSHKLNTAIAQAYYAKKDGVERLTTETGAGQWGTALSLACSMLGMECTVYMVRVSFQQKPYRKTIMQIYDGDVIPSPSDKTEFGRKILSEDPNHPGALGIAISEAMEDALQDEKAYYSLGSVLNHVLLHQTVIGLETKKQMEIVGEDPDVIVACVGGGSNFGGAVFPFVKDKIDEKIDCKFIAAEPASCPTLTKGEYKYDFGDTAGLTPLLKMYTLGHDFVPPSVHAGGLRYHGMSSLVSLLVHEGLVEARSVKQGDIFKSGTTFAKCEGVVPAPETCHAIKIGMDEALECKKTGEEKNIIINFSGHGMLDLKGYDDFINGNLAD, encoded by the coding sequence ATGTATAAGGTTACACTATCCTCAAAAGACATACCAAAAAAATGGTATAATATAGCAGCAGACCTACCTGTAGAACTTCCCGCGCCTTCACAGACAGAGGAAGGACAGCAGCTAGGAAATTTGCCGAAAGTATTTTCTAAAGGCGTTTTAGAGCAGGAAATGTCAACAGAAAGATGGATTGAGATTCCAAAAGAAGTAAGAAAAGTTTATAAAATGATCGGAAGGCCAAGCCCTTTATTTAGAGCAACTGGTCTTGAAGACTACCTGGATACCCCAGCTAAAATATACTACAAAAGAGAAGATACTTCCCCAACTGGAAGCCACAAATTAAACACTGCTATTGCACAGGCATACTACGCTAAAAAAGACGGTGTTGAACGTCTTACAACAGAAACCGGTGCCGGGCAGTGGGGTACAGCGTTATCACTTGCATGTTCCATGCTGGGCATGGAATGTACTGTTTACATGGTTAGAGTTTCATTCCAGCAAAAACCATACAGAAAAACCATCATGCAGATATACGATGGAGATGTTATACCTTCCCCAAGTGATAAAACTGAATTTGGAAGAAAAATATTAAGTGAAGACCCAAATCACCCAGGAGCACTCGGAATTGCTATATCTGAAGCTATGGAAGACGCATTACAGGATGAAAAAGCTTATTATTCCCTTGGAAGTGTTTTAAACCACGTTCTCCTCCACCAGACAGTTATTGGTCTTGAAACCAAAAAACAGATGGAAATCGTTGGAGAAGACCCTGATGTAATTGTTGCATGTGTGGGCGGTGGAAGTAACTTCGGCGGAGCTGTTTTCCCATTTGTTAAAGATAAAATTGACGAGAAAATTGACTGTAAATTCATAGCAGCAGAACCTGCATCCTGCCCAACCCTTACAAAAGGAGAGTACAAATACGACTTTGGTGACACCGCAGGTTTAACACCTCTTTTAAAAATGTACACACTAGGACACGACTTCGTACCTCCATCAGTACATGCAGGCGGATTACGTTACCACGGAATGTCCTCACTGGTATCCTTACTTGTACATGAAGGACTTGTAGAAGCCCGTTCAGTAAAACAAGGAGATATCTTCAAGAGCGGAACCACATTTGCAAAATGCGAAGGTGTAGTCCCAGCTCCAGAAACCTGTCACGCCATAAAAATAGGTATGGACGAAGCACTGGAATGTAAAAAGACTGGTGAAGAGAAAAATATTATAATTAACTTCTCAGGACACGGAATGCTGGACCTTAAAGGTTACGACGACTTTATAAACGGCAACCTTGCGGATTAA